The following coding sequences lie in one Bacillota bacterium genomic window:
- a CDS encoding methionine gamma-lyase family protein — translation MPSGSAHAFQVLVEHYGVSEPLAQRVGEVYRRTSRPTAGLDSVAATNQARVLAAFHRLRIHESDLRDSTGYGYGDRGRALVDALYAEAFQAEKALVRQQIVSGTHAIALGLFGCLRPGDGLMSATGTPYDTLLPVISGAPGSLAEFGVAYREVPLRRGRPDQAAIIRALRPSTKVVLIQRSRGYAWRESLSVAEIGRLVEVIKAHQARTICLVDNCYGEFAEDREPTAVGADLLAGSLIKNPGGGLVTTGGYLAGRADLVDLAAARLTAPGIGAKVGSTTGFCRLAAQGLFLAPGVVARSLVGMRLAAAFFKDLGFAVDPTPDGPRTDIIQAIKLGSEAGLVAFCRGLQKASPVDADVLPEPAETPGYGDRVVMAGGTFVQGSSIELSADGPLRPPFAVYLQGGLDPEHVAMACAVAAQELLAAGVLGGKKIRRKRI, via the coding sequence TTGCCGTCCGGTTCAGCCCACGCTTTTCAGGTTCTGGTTGAGCACTATGGGGTCAGTGAGCCCCTGGCCCAGAGGGTCGGCGAGGTCTATCGCCGGACGAGCCGTCCAACCGCCGGCTTGGATTCGGTGGCCGCCACCAACCAGGCTCGGGTACTGGCCGCCTTCCACCGCCTGCGGATCCACGAAAGCGACCTGCGGGACTCCACCGGGTACGGGTACGGCGACCGCGGGCGGGCGCTGGTGGATGCCCTCTACGCCGAGGCTTTCCAGGCCGAGAAGGCCCTGGTCCGCCAGCAGATCGTCTCCGGGACGCACGCCATCGCCCTGGGCCTCTTCGGCTGCCTCCGTCCGGGCGACGGACTCATGTCAGCCACTGGGACCCCCTACGACACCCTCCTCCCGGTGATCTCCGGCGCCCCGGGCTCCCTGGCCGAGTTCGGGGTGGCCTACCGCGAGGTCCCCCTTCGGCGAGGGAGGCCCGATCAAGCGGCCATCATCCGCGCCCTCCGTCCATCCACCAAGGTGGTCCTGATCCAGCGGTCGAGGGGTTACGCCTGGCGGGAATCGCTTTCGGTGGCCGAAATCGGACGCCTCGTCGAGGTGATCAAGGCCCACCAGGCGCGGACCATCTGCCTGGTCGACAACTGCTACGGCGAGTTCGCCGAGGACCGGGAGCCGACCGCGGTCGGCGCCGACCTCCTGGCCGGGTCATTGATCAAGAACCCGGGCGGCGGTCTGGTCACGACGGGCGGGTATCTGGCCGGCAGAGCGGATCTGGTCGACCTGGCGGCCGCCCGGCTGACCGCCCCCGGCATTGGGGCCAAGGTGGGATCGACCACCGGCTTCTGCCGCTTGGCCGCCCAGGGGCTCTTCCTGGCCCCGGGGGTCGTGGCCCGCAGCCTGGTCGGGATGCGTCTGGCCGCCGCCTTCTTCAAGGACCTGGGCTTCGCCGTCGACCCGACCCCAGATGGCCCGAGGACCGACATCATCCAGGCCATCAAGCTCGGCTCGGAGGCCGGGCTGGTGGCTTTCTGTCGCGGCCTTCAGAAGGCCTCGCCGGTCGACGCCGATGTCCTCCCTGAGCCGGCGGAGACCCCCGGCTACGGCGATCGGGTGGTGATGGCCGGCGGCACCTTCGTCCAGGGATCCTCCATCGAGCTCTCGGCCGACGGCCCACTCCGTCCCCCCTTCGCGGTCTACCTTCAAGGCGGGCTCGACCCGGAGCACGTCGCCATGGCCTGCGCCGTCGCGGCTCAGGAGCTCCTGGCGGCGGGCGTCCTCGGGGGGAAGAAGATCCGCCGGAAGAGGATTTGA
- the glnA gene encoding type I glutamate--ammonia ligase — translation MPRLTEEDILKKVKELDVKFIRLQFVDILGILKNVAIPADQLPKALEGEVMFDGSSVEGFVRIEESDMYLKPDPNTFAVFPWKSREQGTTARLICNVYNADGSPFDGCPRNTLQRVLTEAKDLGYSMFAGPEAEFFLFHRDGEGRPTTRTHDQGGYFDLGPIDLAEEARSDMVLALEEMGFEIERSQHEAAPAQHEIDFRYADALTTADYVATFRLVVRTIAQHHGLHATFMPKPLHGVNGSGMHTHMSLFKNGKNAFFEPKAPYQLSKVAMYFLGGLMAHAKGFTAITNPLVNSYKRLVPGYEAPVYIAWSEQNRSPLIRVPARRGVGTRLELRSPDPSCNPYLALTVMLKAGLDGIKKKIEPPEPVPRNIYHMTPEERAQFGIDSLPGSLEEALRELSRDEIIREALGEHIFTHFIEAKQIEWDIYRTQIHQWEVDQYLAVF, via the coding sequence GTGCCTCGCTTGACCGAGGAGGATATCTTGAAGAAGGTCAAGGAGCTGGACGTCAAGTTCATCCGGCTCCAGTTCGTGGACATCCTTGGGATCCTCAAGAACGTGGCCATCCCGGCTGACCAGCTACCGAAGGCCCTCGAGGGCGAGGTGATGTTCGATGGGTCGTCAGTCGAGGGCTTCGTCCGCATCGAGGAGTCCGACATGTACCTGAAGCCCGACCCGAATACTTTCGCCGTCTTCCCCTGGAAGTCGAGAGAGCAGGGGACCACGGCCCGGCTGATTTGCAACGTCTACAACGCCGACGGCAGCCCCTTCGACGGATGTCCGCGGAACACCCTTCAGCGGGTCCTGACTGAGGCGAAAGACCTGGGCTACTCGATGTTCGCCGGCCCGGAGGCGGAGTTCTTCCTCTTCCATCGGGACGGTGAGGGCCGGCCGACCACCAGGACCCATGACCAAGGCGGCTATTTCGACCTCGGTCCCATCGACCTGGCCGAAGAGGCCAGGTCGGACATGGTCCTGGCCCTCGAGGAGATGGGCTTTGAGATCGAGCGGTCGCAGCACGAGGCGGCCCCGGCCCAGCACGAGATCGATTTCCGGTACGCCGACGCCCTGACCACGGCCGACTACGTGGCCACCTTCCGCTTGGTCGTCCGGACCATCGCCCAGCACCACGGCTTGCATGCGACCTTCATGCCTAAACCCTTGCACGGAGTGAACGGTTCGGGCATGCACACCCACATGTCCCTCTTCAAGAACGGGAAGAACGCCTTCTTCGAGCCCAAGGCCCCCTACCAGTTGAGCAAGGTGGCCATGTACTTCCTGGGAGGTCTGATGGCTCACGCCAAGGGCTTCACGGCCATCACCAACCCCCTGGTCAACTCGTATAAGCGGTTAGTGCCCGGTTACGAGGCCCCGGTCTACATCGCTTGGTCTGAGCAGAACCGTAGCCCGCTGATCCGGGTGCCGGCCCGCCGCGGCGTCGGGACCAGGCTCGAACTTCGGAGCCCCGACCCGTCTTGTAACCCGTACCTGGCCCTGACGGTCATGCTCAAGGCCGGGCTTGACGGGATCAAGAAGAAGATCGAACCGCCGGAGCCGGTGCCGCGGAACATCTACCACATGACCCCCGAAGAGCGGGCCCAGTTCGGCATCGACAGTCTTCCCGGGAGCCTCGAGGAAGCCCTCCGGGAGCTGAGCCGGGACGAGATCATCCGCGAGGCCCTCGGCGAGCACATCTTCACCCATTTCATCGAAGCCAAACAGATCGAGTGGGATATCTACCGGACCCAGATCCACCAGTGGGAGGTCGACCAGTACCTGGCGGTGTTCTGA
- the lexA gene encoding transcriptional repressor LexA: MPDAITRRQQEILDYIRKVVWERGYPPSVREIGEAVGLSSSSTVHGHLDRLEEKGLIHRDATKPRALEVVDEREMRSRRLVQVPMVGRVTAGEPILAVENIEETYPLPFDLIRDENVFMLTVRGDSMIEAGILDGDYVIVRRQSTAQNGDVVVAMIDEEATVKRFFKENGHFRLQPENSALAPFIVSEVTILGKVIGLFRHIR; this comes from the coding sequence GTGCCCGATGCGATCACCCGACGACAGCAAGAGATCCTCGACTACATCCGCAAGGTCGTCTGGGAGCGAGGATATCCGCCCTCGGTCCGGGAGATCGGCGAGGCCGTCGGTCTGAGCTCGAGTTCTACCGTCCACGGCCACCTCGACCGGCTGGAAGAGAAAGGCCTGATCCACCGGGATGCGACCAAACCCCGGGCCCTCGAGGTCGTCGATGAGCGGGAGATGCGAAGTCGCCGTCTGGTCCAGGTCCCCATGGTCGGCCGGGTGACCGCCGGCGAGCCCATCCTGGCCGTCGAGAACATCGAGGAAACCTATCCCCTCCCCTTCGACCTGATTCGGGACGAGAACGTCTTCATGCTCACGGTTCGGGGGGATAGCATGATCGAGGCCGGCATCCTGGATGGCGACTACGTCATCGTCCGCCGCCAGTCCACCGCCCAGAACGGTGATGTCGTGGTAGCGATGATTGACGAAGAAGCCACGGTCAAGCGATTCTTCAAGGAGAACGGCCACTTCCGGCTCCAACCGGAGAATTCCGCCCTGGCCCCCTTCATCGTCAGTGAGGTGACGATCCTCGGCAAGGTCATCGGGCTCTTCAGGCACATCCGCTGA
- a CDS encoding LysM peptidoglycan-binding domain-containing protein, translated as MAVEPAAGGSSSRWKLTHPERLSGLAVMIAAVILASSVLPALATRVAVWWPTAAATLEGQSADPGRIGILETVIAKPGDTLWTLALKYYPGKDPRLGVARLRADNKLENGGICVGQTLLVEVAAPPGLDVTVATKTSK; from the coding sequence ATGGCCGTTGAACCGGCTGCCGGCGGGAGTTCAAGCCGCTGGAAGCTGACTCATCCCGAAAGGCTTTCCGGCCTGGCGGTGATGATAGCCGCCGTGATCCTGGCCTCCAGCGTTCTTCCAGCGCTGGCCACCAGGGTCGCGGTATGGTGGCCCACGGCCGCGGCAACGCTCGAGGGACAATCGGCGGACCCCGGCCGGATAGGCATTCTTGAGACGGTCATCGCCAAGCCGGGCGACACGCTCTGGACCTTGGCTCTCAAGTATTACCCTGGCAAGGACCCGCGCCTAGGCGTGGCCCGCCTTCGGGCGGACAATAAGCTGGAGAACGGCGGCATCTGCGTAGGCCAAACCCTCTTAGTCGAGGTCGCTGCGCCGCCAGGCCTCGACGTCACTGTCGCGACCAAGACCAGCAAATAG